In one Oleidesulfovibrio alaskensis DSM 16109 genomic region, the following are encoded:
- a CDS encoding hydrogenase iron-sulfur subunit, whose translation MSAPDGRELRIVGFLCNWCSYGGADTAGVGRFVQPTDLRIVRVPCSGRIDPLFIVRALISGADGVLVSGCHPRDCHYAAGNYYARRRLEMLKQFLPVTGIDPARFEYTWVSASEGQRWQHVVTTFTSRIHDLGPAPRMTGGNGYAELADIERAVQAGQGCPCHLKEVRS comes from the coding sequence ATGTCCGCCCCTGATGGACGAGAGCTTCGAATAGTCGGCTTTCTTTGCAACTGGTGCTCCTACGGGGGGGCGGATACCGCGGGTGTGGGCCGTTTTGTGCAGCCCACCGACCTGCGCATTGTCCGTGTTCCCTGCTCCGGCCGCATTGATCCGTTGTTTATTGTACGCGCGCTTATCAGCGGTGCTGACGGCGTGCTTGTATCGGGCTGTCACCCCCGTGACTGCCATTATGCAGCGGGCAACTATTATGCCCGCAGGCGGCTTGAAATGCTCAAGCAGTTTTTGCCGGTCACCGGTATCGATCCTGCCCGGTTCGAGTACACATGGGTGTCCGCTTCCGAAGGGCAGCGCTGGCAGCATGTGGTGACAACATTCACCAGCCGCATACATGATCTCGGCCCCGCGCCCAGAATGACAGGCGGAAACGGCTATGCCGAACTGGCCGACATCGAGCGTGCGGTGCAGGCCGGTCAGGGATGCCCCTGCCATCTCAAGGAGGTGCGCTCATGA
- a CDS encoding 4Fe-4S dicluster domain-containing protein has translation MSRQFISHDKMTAWLDALSRDRAVLVPMDDCGTVTFRPYVPGRKALLDKMPVRAPKEGVFPQTETLLRFKYDKDPENLDRVKVQVREVLPTQKAVVVGGRPCGARGQLILDRVYNCDTMRDPYYVSRRENTLYVTVACTSAESTCFCHSVGSGPDDSEGSDVLLVPVEGGYVAEGVTERGRELLAEGDFESASQARMDEAGAVISRTRGQLGEAHDYSDAPRKLLERFDDMDFWNEQAAICISCGACTYLCPTCYCFNMTDEQSGLQGKRLRTWDTCMSFEFTLEGSGHNPRPTKAHRLRNRMGHKFAYYPELHEGLIACCGCGRCIKSCPVSLDIRAVVQAAQNHNAVPEEAEEKADA, from the coding sequence ATGAGCAGACAATTCATCAGCCATGACAAGATGACCGCGTGGCTCGACGCACTTTCACGCGACCGCGCCGTACTGGTGCCCATGGACGACTGCGGCACGGTGACGTTCCGCCCTTATGTGCCCGGGCGCAAGGCGCTGCTGGACAAGATGCCCGTGCGGGCTCCGAAGGAAGGGGTTTTTCCGCAGACGGAAACTTTGCTGCGCTTTAAGTACGACAAGGATCCCGAAAATCTGGACAGGGTGAAAGTGCAGGTGCGCGAAGTCCTGCCCACACAGAAGGCTGTGGTGGTGGGAGGACGTCCCTGCGGCGCCCGCGGGCAGCTTATTCTTGACCGTGTGTACAACTGCGACACCATGCGCGACCCGTACTACGTAAGCCGCCGCGAAAACACCCTGTATGTTACCGTGGCCTGTACCAGCGCCGAGAGTACCTGCTTCTGCCACAGCGTGGGCAGCGGGCCGGATGATTCCGAAGGTTCCGACGTGCTGCTGGTGCCCGTAGAGGGCGGTTATGTGGCTGAAGGAGTGACGGAAAGAGGCCGTGAGCTGCTGGCGGAAGGCGACTTTGAGTCTGCCTCGCAGGCACGCATGGACGAGGCCGGTGCCGTCATCAGCCGCACCCGCGGTCAGCTGGGCGAAGCCCATGACTATTCAGACGCGCCCCGCAAGCTGCTGGAGCGGTTCGACGATATGGACTTCTGGAATGAACAGGCAGCCATATGCATAAGCTGCGGCGCCTGTACCTACCTTTGTCCCACCTGCTACTGCTTTAACATGACCGATGAACAGTCTGGTCTGCAGGGCAAACGTCTGCGCACCTGGGATACCTGCATGTCGTTCGAGTTCACGCTGGAAGGCAGCGGGCACAACCCCAGACCCACCAAGGCTCACCGCCTGCGCAACCGCATGGGCCATAAGTTTGCCTATTACCCCGAACTGCACGAAGGGCTGATAGCCTGCTGCGGGTGCGGCCGCTGCATCAAAAGCTGCCCTGTCTCGCTGGATATCCGCGCCGTGGTGCAGGCCGCACAGAATCATAACGCAGTCCCTGAAGAAGCCGAGGAGAAAGCCGATGCATAA
- a CDS encoding 4Fe-4S dicluster domain-containing protein, which produces MEVISLQSRDAAFAAEVARRSGQNLATCYQCGNCTAGCPYTFVYDIPVSRIMRLVQMGRRDEVLRCRSLWLCASCQSCTTRCPNNIDVARVVDVLRHMAREAGYATEGAVKSFGDAFLASVERHGRVYEMGMLVNYVLKTGRFWTDYDLAPTVLPKGKIGFRPHTIQGAGHVAAIFRRFRERQQEDRQAVSAAGPAAESKGGSR; this is translated from the coding sequence ATGGAAGTGATATCCTTACAGTCCCGGGATGCCGCGTTTGCCGCAGAGGTCGCCCGCCGCAGCGGGCAGAATCTGGCCACATGTTACCAGTGCGGTAACTGTACGGCCGGATGTCCGTATACCTTTGTGTACGACATTCCTGTCAGCAGGATCATGCGTCTGGTGCAAATGGGCAGAAGAGACGAAGTGTTGCGGTGCCGTTCGCTGTGGCTGTGCGCCAGCTGTCAGTCGTGCACCACACGTTGTCCCAATAACATTGATGTGGCCCGCGTGGTCGACGTGCTGCGCCATATGGCGCGAGAAGCAGGATACGCCACCGAAGGCGCTGTCAAAAGCTTCGGCGATGCTTTTCTGGCATCGGTGGAGCGGCATGGCCGTGTCTACGAAATGGGTATGCTGGTCAACTATGTGCTGAAGACCGGCCGTTTCTGGACCGATTATGATCTTGCTCCCACGGTGCTGCCCAAGGGCAAGATCGGGTTCCGGCCGCATACCATTCAGGGTGCCGGTCATGTGGCGGCCATATTCCGCCGTTTCCGCGAGCGGCAGCAGGAAGACCGGCAGGCTGTTTCCGCCGCCGGCCCTGCCGCTGAGAGCAAGGGAGGCAGCCGATGA
- a CDS encoding 4Fe-4S dicluster domain-containing protein: MSVLQELKEQIRAALPELDMVLGWEQGFDALHMRPLFIRTEKDLERLVLNPLCVHSLATYLPGLLRGAGNDKKVGLVVKGCDSRAVIQLVQEKLIPRDRVVMFGFGCNGIVSLQKLEAGAQGCTGIGSVEFAGDKVVLSAPDTKVELPFAEIRSGKCETCRYHNAIDADHFAGARVEEGAVPAKHPTLEEFEKLPLSERFAFWQEQMRRCVRCYACRNTCPMCVCRDHCIATSRNPHWLTQESSTAENFMFQMIHVMHLTGRCVECGECERACPLDIPLMLLRRSMNGVVRELFAYESGTDPDATPPLLTYQVEEETINERGW; the protein is encoded by the coding sequence ATGAGCGTGCTGCAGGAATTGAAAGAACAGATACGCGCCGCCCTGCCGGAACTCGACATGGTTCTGGGCTGGGAGCAGGGCTTTGACGCCCTGCACATGCGGCCTTTGTTTATCCGTACCGAAAAAGATCTTGAGCGGCTTGTGCTCAACCCGCTGTGCGTGCACAGCCTTGCCACCTATCTGCCGGGTCTGCTGCGCGGGGCCGGAAACGATAAAAAGGTGGGCCTTGTGGTCAAAGGCTGTGATTCGCGTGCGGTCATACAGCTGGTGCAGGAAAAGCTCATCCCCCGCGACAGAGTGGTCATGTTCGGCTTCGGCTGCAACGGCATAGTAAGCCTGCAGAAGCTGGAAGCCGGAGCACAGGGCTGTACCGGAATCGGCAGCGTGGAGTTTGCCGGCGACAAGGTTGTGCTTTCGGCGCCGGATACCAAGGTGGAACTGCCGTTTGCAGAGATACGCAGCGGTAAATGTGAAACCTGCCGGTATCATAACGCCATAGATGCCGATCATTTTGCCGGAGCCCGTGTGGAAGAGGGCGCAGTGCCCGCAAAGCATCCCACACTGGAAGAGTTTGAAAAACTGCCGTTGTCCGAGCGTTTTGCTTTCTGGCAGGAGCAGATGCGGCGCTGTGTGCGTTGTTACGCCTGCCGCAACACCTGCCCCATGTGCGTATGCCGGGACCACTGCATTGCCACGTCGCGCAATCCGCACTGGCTTACGCAGGAATCCAGCACCGCGGAGAACTTCATGTTCCAGATGATCCATGTGATGCACCTGACAGGGCGCTGTGTGGAGTGCGGTGAATGTGAACGCGCCTGTCCGCTGGATATCCCGCTTATGCTGCTGCGCCGCTCCATGAACGGAGTGGTCAGGGAGCTTTTTGCCTACGAAAGCGGTACCGACCCCGATGCCACGCCCCCTCTGCTTACCTATCAGGTAGAGGAAGAGACCATTAACGAGCGAGGCTGGTAA
- a CDS encoding CoB--CoM heterodisulfide reductase iron-sulfur subunit A family protein, giving the protein MRIGVFVCHCGSNIAATVDCPSVAETARMFPDVVYSTDTMYACSEPGQEGIVQSIAEHNLDGVVVASCSPRMHEPTFRRALERAGLNRYMLEMANIREHVSWIGKDIRRNTVKASDLIRMAVEKLRHNAPLTPKHFEVTRRALVIGGGVAGIQAALDCADAGIEVIMVEREPSIGGKMAKLDKTFPTVDCSSCILGPKMVDVAQHPNITLYAAAEVDEISGYVGNFEVKIRRRQTYVDWSKCTGCGLCMEKCPSKKSFDRFNEGVATTTAINIPFPQAIPKKASIDPDYCRKLQGKKCGVCEKFCPMGCIDFEQQETVVTEKVGAIVAATGYDLFDYTVYGQYGAGKYPDVITSLQYERLMNASGPTGGHIKRPSDGREPKEVVFIQCVGSRDPAVGRPYCSGFCCMYTAKQAVLTKDHIPDSNSYVFYMDIRAPGKGYDEFTRRAQEQYDVQYVRGRVSMIFPRGDKLVVRGADTLAGTQVEVEADLVVLAVGVEAAHGAPQLAEKLRISYDQYGFFMESHPKLKPVETNTAGVYLAGACQGAKDIPTSVGQGSAAASKVLTLFSREMLESDPQVAKVDTARCVGCMKCAMTCPFGAVRETQDRAGNVKADVLETVCQGCGICTATCPHGAIQLQHFTDNQILAEVNALCPPLMDESFE; this is encoded by the coding sequence ATGCGCATAGGCGTTTTCGTCTGCCACTGCGGGAGCAACATCGCCGCCACCGTCGACTGTCCTTCGGTTGCGGAGACGGCACGGATGTTCCCCGATGTGGTGTATTCCACCGATACCATGTACGCCTGTTCCGAACCGGGGCAGGAGGGTATAGTGCAGTCCATTGCCGAGCATAATCTGGACGGCGTGGTGGTGGCTTCCTGTTCGCCCCGCATGCACGAACCCACCTTCCGGCGCGCGCTGGAGCGTGCCGGGCTGAACCGCTACATGCTGGAAATGGCAAACATCCGCGAACATGTTTCGTGGATCGGCAAAGATATCAGACGCAACACGGTCAAGGCCTCGGACCTGATACGTATGGCCGTGGAAAAGCTGCGCCATAACGCTCCCCTTACGCCCAAGCACTTCGAGGTGACCCGCAGAGCGCTGGTCATCGGCGGCGGCGTGGCGGGCATTCAGGCCGCGCTGGACTGTGCCGATGCAGGCATAGAAGTGATCATGGTGGAGCGCGAACCCAGCATAGGCGGCAAAATGGCCAAGCTGGACAAGACGTTTCCCACTGTGGACTGTTCGTCCTGCATTCTCGGTCCCAAGATGGTGGACGTGGCTCAGCATCCCAACATCACGCTGTACGCCGCTGCCGAAGTGGACGAGATAAGCGGCTATGTGGGTAACTTTGAGGTCAAAATCCGCCGCAGGCAGACCTATGTTGACTGGTCCAAATGTACCGGTTGCGGCCTGTGCATGGAAAAATGCCCCAGCAAAAAAAGCTTCGACCGCTTTAACGAAGGGGTGGCCACAACCACGGCCATCAATATACCCTTTCCGCAGGCCATTCCCAAAAAGGCTTCCATCGATCCCGACTACTGCCGCAAGCTGCAGGGTAAAAAATGCGGCGTGTGTGAAAAGTTCTGCCCCATGGGCTGCATCGATTTCGAGCAGCAGGAGACCGTGGTCACCGAAAAAGTGGGCGCCATTGTGGCGGCCACGGGGTACGATCTTTTTGACTACACGGTGTACGGCCAGTACGGCGCCGGAAAATACCCCGATGTCATCACATCGCTGCAGTACGAACGCCTGATGAATGCCTCCGGCCCCACCGGCGGCCACATCAAGCGTCCTTCGGACGGCAGGGAACCCAAGGAAGTGGTTTTCATCCAGTGCGTGGGGTCGCGCGACCCCGCCGTGGGCAGACCCTACTGCAGCGGATTCTGCTGCATGTATACCGCCAAACAGGCGGTGCTGACCAAAGACCACATCCCCGATTCCAACTCCTATGTTTTTTACATGGATATCCGCGCCCCCGGCAAAGGATACGACGAGTTTACGCGGCGCGCTCAGGAACAGTACGACGTGCAGTATGTGCGCGGCCGTGTTTCCATGATTTTCCCGCGCGGCGACAAGCTGGTGGTACGCGGTGCCGACACGCTGGCAGGCACGCAGGTAGAGGTTGAAGCCGACCTTGTGGTGCTGGCAGTGGGGGTTGAGGCTGCTCATGGTGCGCCTCAGCTGGCCGAAAAACTGCGTATTTCCTACGATCAGTACGGCTTTTTCATGGAGTCGCACCCCAAGCTGAAACCCGTGGAAACCAACACCGCCGGTGTGTATCTGGCCGGAGCCTGTCAGGGCGCCAAGGATATTCCCACATCAGTGGGACAGGGCAGTGCCGCGGCTTCCAAGGTGCTGACACTGTTCTCGCGTGAAATGCTTGAGTCGGACCCGCAGGTTGCCAAGGTTGATACGGCGCGCTGCGTGGGCTGCATGAAGTGCGCCATGACATGTCCTTTCGGCGCGGTGCGTGAAACGCAGGACCGTGCAGGCAATGTGAAGGCGGACGTGCTGGAAACCGTGTGTCAGGGCTGCGGCATTTGCACGGCAACCTGTCCGCACGGGGCCATTCAGCTGCAGCATTTCACAGACAACCAGATTCTTGCGGAGGTTAATGCCTTATGTCCGCCCCTGATGGACGAGAGCTTCGAATAG
- a CDS encoding CoB--CoM heterodisulfide reductase iron-sulfur subunit B family protein — protein sequence MSLATVAYYPGCSGGGTSAEYEKSTQAVFRALGVRLEELPDWSCCGSTPAHTVNHVLSAALSARNLAIAATAGHSVVTTPCPSCLSNLRTAAHKMEDAEFRSQVSALLHDGAADADVETGADVDVRSTLQILAEEVGAQAVQEKVRKPLSGLKVACYYGCIMNRPPGLMQFDDPEHPMAMDRLMEACGAEVVPFPLKVECCGAAFGMPRRDIVSELSGRLLDAAADCGADAVVAACPLCQMNLDMRQGQVNAARGSRHALPVFYFTQLMGLSFGLAPADVGLAKLVVDPGPCLRAAGVL from the coding sequence ATGAGTCTTGCCACTGTAGCGTATTATCCGGGCTGTTCGGGCGGCGGCACGTCTGCCGAGTACGAAAAGTCGACTCAGGCCGTTTTCCGCGCACTGGGCGTGCGGCTGGAAGAACTGCCTGACTGGAGCTGCTGCGGTTCCACACCCGCACACACGGTCAACCATGTGCTTTCGGCAGCATTGTCGGCGCGCAATCTGGCCATTGCCGCCACGGCGGGCCACAGCGTGGTGACCACCCCCTGTCCCAGCTGTCTTTCCAACCTGCGCACTGCTGCGCATAAAATGGAAGATGCGGAATTCCGCAGTCAGGTTTCGGCATTGCTGCATGACGGTGCCGCTGATGCCGATGTTGAAACGGGAGCGGATGTCGACGTGCGTTCGACCCTGCAGATACTGGCGGAAGAAGTGGGTGCGCAGGCTGTGCAGGAAAAGGTGCGCAAGCCCCTGAGCGGCCTGAAGGTGGCCTGCTATTACGGCTGCATTATGAACCGGCCCCCCGGTCTGATGCAGTTTGACGACCCCGAACACCCCATGGCCATGGACAGGCTGATGGAAGCCTGCGGGGCCGAGGTGGTGCCTTTTCCGCTGAAGGTTGAATGCTGCGGAGCGGCATTCGGCATGCCGCGCCGCGATATTGTTTCCGAACTTTCGGGGCGCCTGCTGGACGCCGCGGCGGACTGCGGTGCCGATGCCGTGGTGGCTGCCTGTCCTCTCTGCCAGATGAACCTTGACATGCGTCAGGGACAGGTGAATGCGGCCCGCGGTTCGCGGCACGCACTGCCTGTGTTTTATTTTACCCAGCTGATGGGGCTTTCCTTCGGTCTTGCACCGGCGGACGTGGGCCTTGCCAAGCTGGTTGTGGACCCCGGCCCCTGCCTCCGCGCGGCAGGCGTGCTCTAA